A genomic stretch from Macaca nemestrina isolate mMacNem1 chromosome 16, mMacNem.hap1, whole genome shotgun sequence includes:
- the LOC105490734 gene encoding LOW QUALITY PROTEIN: potassium channel regulatory protein (The sequence of the model RefSeq protein was modified relative to this genomic sequence to represent the inferred CDS: deleted 2 bases in 1 codon; substituted 1 base at 1 genomic stop codon): protein MSSQELVTLNVGGKIFTTRFSTIKQFPASRLACMLDGRDQEFKMVGGQIFVDRDGVLFSFILDFLRTHQLLLPTDFSDYLRLQREALFYELRSLVDLLNQYLLQPRPALVEVHFLSRNTQAFFRVFGFCSKTIEMLTGRITVFTEQPSAPTWSSNSFPPQMTLLPLPPQRPSYHDLVFQCGSDSSTDNQTGVRYVSIKPDNXKLANGTNVLGLLIDTLLKEGFHLVSTRTVSSEDKTECYSFEKIKSPKALIMNETPEPETIIIPEQSQIKK, encoded by the exons ATGAGTAGTCAGGAACTGGTCACTTTGAATGTGGGAGGGAAGATATTCACGACCAGGTTTTCTACGATAAAGCAGTTTCCTGCTTCTCGGTTGGCATGCATGTTAGATGGCAGAGACCAAGAATTCAAGATGGTTGGTGGCCAGATTTTTGTAGACAGAGATGGTGTTTTATTTAGTTTCATCTTAGATTTTTTGAGAACTCACCAGCTTTTATTACCCACTGACTTTTCAGACTATCTTAGGCTTCAGAGAGAGGCTCTTTTCTATGAACTTCGTTCTCTAGTTGATCTCTTAAACCAGTACCTGCTACAGCCAAGACCTGCTCTTGTGGAGGTGCATTTCCTAAGCCGGAACACTCAAGCTTTTTTCAGGGTGTTTGGCTTTTGCAGCAAAACAATTGAGATGCTAACTGGGAGGATTACAGTGTTTACAGAACAACCTTCAGCGCCGACCTGGAGTAGTAACTCTTTCCCTCCTCAGATGACCTTA CTTCCACTGCCTCCACAAAGACCTTCTTACCATGACCTGGTTTTCCAGTGTGGTTCTGACAGCAGTACTGATAACCAAACTGGAGTCAG GTATGTTTCTATAAAACCTGATAACTGAAAATTGGCCAATGGAACAAATGTCCTCGGCTTATTGATTGATACTTTATTAAAGGAAGGCTTTCATTTGGTCAGCACTAGAACAGTATCCTCTGAAGACAAAACTGAATGCTATagctttgaaaagataaaaagccCTAAAGCGCTCATCATGAACGAAACACCAGAACCAGAGACTATCATCATACCAGAGCAATCTCAGATAAAGAAATGA
- the LOC105490735 gene encoding E3 ubiquitin-protein ligase TRIM13 — protein sequence MELLEEDLTCPICCSLFDDPRVLPCSHNFCKKCLEGILEGSVRNSLWRPAPFKCPTCRKETSATGINSLQVNYSLKGIVEKYNKIKISPKMPVCKGHLGQPLNIFCLTDMQLICGICATRGDHTKHVFCSIEDAYAQERDAFESLFQSFETWRRGDALSRLDTLETSKRKSLQLLTKDSDKVKEFFEKLQHTLDQKKNEILSDFETMKLAVMQAYDPEINKLNTILQEQRMAFNIAEAFKDVSEPIVFLQQMQEFREKIKVIKETPLPPSNLPASPLMKNFDTSQWEDIKLVDVDKLSLPQDTGTFINKIPWSFYKLFLLVLLGLVVLFGPTMFLEWSLFDDLATWKDCLSNFSSYLTKSVDFIEQSVFYWEQVTDGFFIFNERFKNFTLVVLNNAAEFVCKYKLL from the coding sequence ATGGAGCTGCTTGAAGAAGATCTCACGTGCCCTATTTGTTGTAGTCTGTTTGATGATCCACGGGTTTTGCCTTGCTCCCACAACTTCTGCAAAAAATGCTTAGAAGGGATCTTAGAGGGGAGTGTGCGGAATTCCTTGTGGAGACCAGCTCCTTTCAAGTGTCCTACGTGCCGTAAGGAAACTTCAGCTACTGGAATTAATAGCCTGCAGGTTAATTACTCCCTGAAGGGTATTGTGGAAAAGTATAACAAGATCAAGATCTCTCCCAAAATGCCAGTATGCAAAGGACACTTGGGGCAGCCTCTCAACATTTTCTGCCTGACTGATATGCAGTTGATTTGTGGGATCTGTGCTACTCGTGGGGACCACACCAAGCATGTCTTCTGTTCTATTGAAGATGCCTATGCTCAGGAAAGGGATGCCTTTGAGTCCCTCTTCCAGAGCTTTGAGACCTGGCGTCGGGGAGATGCTCTTTCTCGCTTGGATACCTTGGAAACTAGTAAGAGGAAATCCCTACAGTTACTGACTAAAGATTCAGATAAAGTGAAGGAATTTTTTGAGAAGTTACAACACACATTGGatcaaaagaagaatgaaattctgtctgACTTTGAGACCATGAAACTTGCTGTTATGCAAGCATATGACCCAGAGATCAACAAACTCAACACCATCTTGCAGGAGCAACGGATGGCCTTTAACATTGCTGAGGCTTTCAAAGATGTGTCAGAACCCATTGTATTTCTGCAACAGATGCAGGAGTTCAGGGAGAAAATCAAAGTAATCAAGGAAACTCCTTTACCTCCCTCTAATTTGCCTGCAAGCCCCTTAATGAAGAACTTTGATACCAGTCAATGGGAAGACATAAAACTAGTTGATGTGGATAAACTTTCTTTGCCTCAAGACACTGGCACATTCATTAACAAGATTCCCTGGAGCTTTTATAAGTTATTTTTGCTAGTCCTGCTTGGCCTTGTCGTTCTCTTTGGTCCTACCATGTTCCTAGAATGGTCATTATTTGATGACCTGGCAACTTGGAAAGACTGTCTTTCAAACTTTAGTTCCTATCTGACTAAATCAGTCGATTTTATAGAACAATCAGTTTTTTACTGGGAACAGGTGACAGATGGgtttttcattttcaatgaaAGATTCAAGAATTTTACGTTGGTGGTACTGAACAATGCGGCAGAATTTGTGTGCAAATATAAACTATTATAA